Proteins encoded in a region of the Mercenaria mercenaria strain notata chromosome 1, MADL_Memer_1, whole genome shotgun sequence genome:
- the LOC128558272 gene encoding secreted protein C-like, whose product MSPSGAGQSMSPSGGGSSSGSSSGSGSGGSFDPNAVNQQMMSQNSMTNPSQFQSGTSNGGNPPMGGMSSGSGSSSGSSSGSSSSSSGGSSGASLGMSPSSSGQSMSPSSSGQSMSPSSSGQSMSPSSSGQSMSPSSSGQSMSPSGGSSTGGSSSSSGGSSGSGSNSPPSQMTNPMAMMGGGMGGSSAGNMGNFDPNAINKQLINTNFFNPQMMGRRRRVA is encoded by the coding sequence ATGTCGCCATCTGGGGCTGGTCAGAGTATGTCACCATCAGGTGGCGGATCAAGCAGTGGCAGCTCCTCAGGGTCTGGATCTGGTGGAAGTTTTGATCCGAACGCAGTCAACCAGCAGATGATGTCTCAGAATTCCATGACCAACCCTTCGCAGTTTCAGAGTGGAACAAGTAATGGGGGAAATCCGCCGATGGGCGGTATGTCAAGCGGAAGTGGCAGCAGCTCTGGAAGCAGTAGCGGAAGCAGCAGTTCCAGCAGCGGGGGAAGTAGTGGAGCAAGTCTTGGTATGTCTCCCTCAAGTTCTGGTCAAAGCATGTCTCCATCCAGCTCTGGCCAGAGCATGTCTCCATCCAGTTCCGGTCAGAGTATGTCGCCGTCCAGCTCTGGCCAAAGCATGTCTCCATCCAGTTCCGGTCAGAGCATGTCGCCCTCTGGTGGATCTAGCACCGGcggaagcagtagcagtagcggGGGAAGCAGTGGATCTGGAAGTAACAGCCCACCGAGCCAGATGACAAATCCAATGGCCATGATGGGAGGTGGTATGGGTGGTTCAAGTGCTGGAAACATGGGTAACTTCGACCCCAACGCAATAAATAAACAGCTGATAAATACAAATTTCTTCAACCCACAAATGATGGGCCGACGCAGGCGAGTAGCTTAA